The genome window TTTATTACCCAATTTTGAAATACCAAAAGAGTTTCAAACCCAGGATCAATACCTAAGGCATTTAACTTATGAAGGTGCCCGTAAACGTTATAGTGAGCTGACACCAAATATAGAAGAAAGAATCAATTTTGAATTACATACCATTGAAACAATGGGTTTTGTTGGCTATTTCTTAATTGTAATGGATTTTATAAAAGCAGGTCGCGATTTAGGGGTATTTATTGGCCCTGGTCGTGGTTCGGCAGCCGGCAGTGTTGTTGCTTTTTGTATAGGCATTACTAATATTGATCCTATAAAGTACGAGTTGCTTTTTGAGCGTTTTTTAAATCCGGATAGAAAGTCGTTACCCGATATAGATACCGATTTTGATGATGTTGGAAGACAAAAAGTAATTGACTACGTAATCCAAAAATATGGAAGAAATCAGGTAGCTCAAATTGTTACCTATGGTACCATGGCTGCTAAGTCAAGTATTAAAGATGTTTCACGTGTAATGGATTTACCATTGGCCGATGCAAATACCTTGGCTAAACTGGTTCCATCAAAACCGGGTATTAACCTGGGTCGTTTATTACATGCACCATTAGAAGGCGAAAAGAGTTTAAGAGAAAAAGAAGGATTGGAGGGTGAGGATTTAGACAATGTAAAAAAACTTCGATTAATATACGAAGGCACTGATTTACAAAGTAGGGTTTTAAAAGAAGCCGAAAAACTGGAAGGTTCAGTAAGAGGAACAGGTGTGCATGCTGCTGGATTGATCATTGCTCCGCAAGATTTAACCGATTTAATTCCCGTAGCTGTAGCCAAAGATTCAGATTTATTGGTTACCCAATTTGAAGGTAAAGTAATTGAAGATGCCGGGGTAATTAAAATGGATTTTTTAGGGTTAAAGAATTTAACTATTTTAAAAAATGCCCTACGTTTTATAAAGGATAATCATGGAGTAGAAATTGTACTTGACAATATTCCATTGGATGACCAAAAAACCTATGAAACAATTTTTCAAAAAGGAGATACCAATGGTATTTTCCAGTTTGAAAGTGCCGGGATGCAAAAACATTTAAAGGATTTAAAGCCGGATAAGTTTGATGACTTAGTGGCGATGAATGCACTTTACCGTCCAGGGCCTATTGCTTATATTCCAACCTATATTAATAGAAAGCACGGAACTGAAAAGATTGAATTTGATTTACCCGAAATGCAGGAATATTTGGAACCAACTTATGGGGTTACCGTATTTCAGGAGCAGGTGATGTTGCTGTCACAAAAAATAGGCAATTTTACGAAAGGCGATGCCGATACTTTACGTAAAGCAATGGGTAAAAAAGACAGAAAAACCCTTGATAAAATGAAGGGTAAGTTTGTCGAAGGTGCTACTGCAAACGGACATCCTAAAGACGTTTTAGAAAAAATTTGGAAAGATTGGGAAGCATTTGCACAATATGCTTTCAATAAATCGCATTCGGTTTGTTATGCTTATGTAGCATTTCATACCGCTTACCTAAAAACACATTACCCTGCTGAATTTATGGCAGCTACTTTAGATAATGCTTCAGGCGATATTGATCAAATATCGTTTTTTATGGAAGAATGTAGAAGAATGGGTTTGAATATTTTTGGGCCGGATGTAAATAAATCAGAGGTAAAGTTTTCAGTTAATAAAGAAGGTGAGTTACGTTTTGGTTTAGGTGCAATAAAAGGTGTGGGAGAAGCAGCCGTTGAAGAAATAATTGCAGAAAGAAAGAAGAGTGGTCTTTACAAAAGTATTTTTGATTTAACCAAGAGAGCCAACTTAAGGGCAGTAAATAAAAAAACATTAGAAGGTTTGGCTTTTGGTGGTGCTTTTGATTGTTTTGAAGGAACGCATAGAGCCCAATACTTTTCATTAGTTGATGATTCAAACATTATAGAGAAAGCAATCAGGTTTGGGAATGCTGCTCAAATGAATGAAAATGCTAACCAACAAAGTTTGTTTGGAGGAGGCGTTTCTATGAGCTTACCGGAACCAAGCATACCACCGGTTGAAACCTGGAGTTTAATGGAACAGTTGAAAAAAGAAAAAGATGTTATTGGTATTTACTTATCAGGTCATCCTCTTGATCCATTTAAAATAGAAATAGATAAATTAGCATCACATCCTTTAACAGAGCTAAAAGAATTAAAGCCTTTAAAAGGGGTTGAGCTGAAAATTATTGGTGTTGTAGCTTCTGTTAACCATAGAATAAGTAAAGCAGGTAAGCCTTTTGGTAGTTTTATAATTGAAGATTTTAATGGAACATTAGATATTCCATTATTTGGAGAGAATTATTTGAACTATAAAAAATACATGGAAGTTGGTTATTATTTATACATAAAGGGGCGAGTAGATAATAGATGGGGCAAGGAAGATGATTTTGAGTTTAAGATAGGCTCCATAGAAATGTTACCGGAAATAAGAGAGAAGTATATTAAAACTATCAGTATTGAAATAGATATAGAGTCGTTAGATGACAAGTTGGTTTCCTTTATACATGACACCGTGAAAGAAAATAACGGCTCAGCACTATTGAACTTAATAGTGATAAATAAAAATGAACAAATGAAAATAAGTATGCGGTCAAGTAAATATCAAGTTTCATTGACTAATGAAT of Bacteroidota bacterium contains these proteins:
- the dnaE gene encoding DNA polymerase III subunit alpha, with the translated sequence MQFSHLHVHTQFSLLDGAADIGNLYKKALADNMPAIAITDHGNMFGAFQFVAEAYKHKNDDGTLKVKPIVGCEFYVVPDRTKKAFTKEDKDKRNHQLLLAKNAEGYKNLIKLCSLGYMEGMYGKYPRIDKELILKYHKGLIATTCCLGALVPQTILKKGEQEGEKEFKWWLDLFGEDYYVEMQRHDIKEQNEVNEVLMKFAAKYNVKVIASNDSHYVDQQDANAHDILLCINTGSLQSTPTLKEFSDDDVTAKGRRFAFANDQFYFKTTEEMSTLFSDIPQAIDNTNEIVGKIETLDLKRDVLLPNFEIPKEFQTQDQYLRHLTYEGARKRYSELTPNIEERINFELHTIETMGFVGYFLIVMDFIKAGRDLGVFIGPGRGSAAGSVVAFCIGITNIDPIKYELLFERFLNPDRKSLPDIDTDFDDVGRQKVIDYVIQKYGRNQVAQIVTYGTMAAKSSIKDVSRVMDLPLADANTLAKLVPSKPGINLGRLLHAPLEGEKSLREKEGLEGEDLDNVKKLRLIYEGTDLQSRVLKEAEKLEGSVRGTGVHAAGLIIAPQDLTDLIPVAVAKDSDLLVTQFEGKVIEDAGVIKMDFLGLKNLTILKNALRFIKDNHGVEIVLDNIPLDDQKTYETIFQKGDTNGIFQFESAGMQKHLKDLKPDKFDDLVAMNALYRPGPIAYIPTYINRKHGTEKIEFDLPEMQEYLEPTYGVTVFQEQVMLLSQKIGNFTKGDADTLRKAMGKKDRKTLDKMKGKFVEGATANGHPKDVLEKIWKDWEAFAQYAFNKSHSVCYAYVAFHTAYLKTHYPAEFMAATLDNASGDIDQISFFMEECRRMGLNIFGPDVNKSEVKFSVNKEGELRFGLGAIKGVGEAAVEEIIAERKKSGLYKSIFDLTKRANLRAVNKKTLEGLAFGGAFDCFEGTHRAQYFSLVDDSNIIEKAIRFGNAAQMNENANQQSLFGGGVSMSLPEPSIPPVETWSLMEQLKKEKDVIGIYLSGHPLDPFKIEIDKLASHPLTELKELKPLKGVELKIIGVVASVNHRISKAGKPFGSFIIEDFNGTLDIPLFGENYLNYKKYMEVGYYLYIKGRVDNRWGKEDDFEFKIGSIEMLPEIREKYIKTISIEIDIESLDDKLVSFIHDTVKENNGSALLNLIVINKNEQMKISMRSSKYQVSLTNELLKSFDDIGLNYRLN